The following nucleotide sequence is from Megalops cyprinoides isolate fMegCyp1 chromosome 6, fMegCyp1.pri, whole genome shotgun sequence.
ATCAGGAGCCAACTGTGTAATACACAATTATAGTACACAATAATAGTACAGAATAGTACACAAAATATGCCCATTTTTGTTAATtacagattattaaaaaaaaagatcaggtCAAATTTAAGACTAGAGTACACACTACAAGTTTTGAAGATCATAAGTGAGTGCATGGCTAGTGTGCCAATCAAATTATTTTGGATTCTCTCGACAGAATTGTTGGAGTAAGGGCTAACATACCATGTGAGTTTTGAAATCAGGGACTTATAGTATATGTCACTACCTCAGGATGTAGCTAAGATTTCCCAGCCATGTGGTTCCATAAAATGGTGGATAAACACTAGTTTTTTTCACCAGAGCCAAGTAAGCTCCTCATCCTCAGCTTCtgtcaaatgtgtgttttgtgctttaGGGCTCAAATTGTGTTGCATTTgtgtctttcttctttttcacggctcttttgctgtttgtttgtcattgtgGACATTTGGAGCAGACTGCACAGATGCTGCACAGATTGTTTAATCTGCATAGTATGCGGATCAGCTGATATCGTTGGCTCACTGACTAGGATGAGCCATTCAGATGATTTAAAGTTACACAAATCCCTGAACCATGATACAAAGCAATAAGCCCTGTAGGTCTACAAGAAACAGCGACTGGGAAATGACCTTTTTCTTTGGTCAGTTTTCACTAGCTGGTGGAAGTCCTGGGACTCTAAAGCTTGATTCTGTTGATAATTTTCTGACTTGCAAGAAAATGAATTACAACTTCTAGGTACTTGCATGGGTAATCATCATAACTTTCAAGCATTTGCCGTGTTGCAAGATTTATGCCTGTTCAGCCACTGTATGATTTAAGCCTGCATCCTACCAGTTCctataataatcataataagaTCATAGCTCTTAGTTACTATCAGCGCTACAATGGTTCTTTTTATTCTTCGCTCTTGGCTGATATATTCTGAAAAGCGTAGGCAGCACAGAAGCCAGtgcaatttctcttttttttttcctctgtcctgaCTTTGACGTGAGCTTATACGGCCAAAGCCTTGCTGCGTAGCAAACCAGCATGCAAGACATGCACAGTGACAGTATGCAGTGGGGGTGAAAGCTTGCAGAATATTTGTTATATTGCTGGAGAGAATTGTGGTTATATGCCCACTGACACTACTGACAAAGCTTAGCAGTCAATTTATTTTGAGATTTTCAACCTCCGTGATTCTTGGAGATCAGTGAGAGAAACTTGTGAAAAGACCGCAGTTTAAGATGCCTGTCTTTTGCTGCCATATTCAAGCTCTAAATAAACAAGACATTACCAGTGTCATCAGGGCCACAGGCGAGTAATAGTGAATAGTGAATATTGTGAGGATTCATAAGCAAAAAGTGAATATTCTGCAAGTTATGTGGCAGCAGGACTGTTAGGATCTCTACTGTCTCTGGTAGGAGACGGGACTTTATGCCTCACACATTGCATGTTCGGCACCACATAAGTGTGAAACTAAATTTAGTCCTTTGCGCATCACCCTTGCATTTTCACAACCCTGCCCTGGTCCTGAGGAAGCACAAAGGCACAGGAAAGAGAGCTGAGATCCCCTTCTTCTATGTCATTTCCTGCTGCATGTGCCTGGCAGCTGTTATCTACCTCCTTTTTACATGTAGTTTCTGATTGCCCAAGTCTGGCTGTTCATGCCCAACAGCATTTGAATGTAACTATAGAAATGTTCAGCTTCCTGGGTAGACTAGGTTTCACTGTGTCTTTTGCCCTACACTTTGCTTGGGAAGGGCAGCAGGAAGTGTAATGAAAGAACAGGGCTTCAGtcagcgcgtgtgtgtgtgtgtgtgtgtgtgtgtgtgtgtgtgtgggttcatGTTGCTTGAACCTCCCTTGTTTGTTCTCTCTTCTCATAGACACGATCCCTACTGGGTGTGTTTGAGGAAGATGCGGCTGCCATCTCCAGCTATTCAAACCAGCTCTTCCAGGCCATGCAGAGAATCTACGATGCACAGGTGAGTTGCCCCCATccccagaacacacacacacacacacacacacacacacacacacacacacacacacacacacacacacacacacacacacacacacacgtacactcgGACACATACTGACAAaggcatgcgcacacacagccTGGATGTAGGTAATGTGTTTTACTCCCCAGTAAAGAAACAGACTTCTGTAACTGCTACCCAGGGCAGTAAACTGGAAAACAGTTAGCTATCTTGCATTTTACAACCTGGCGTCTTCTTAGCTAGAGGTCATCTGCCTCctcatttggaaaaaagaaaacagtgctttAATTAAACGTAAATTGTCCTGGGctggggggacagagagggtgtTTGCTCTGTTTTATTCTCTGGATTCTCATACAGTAAGTTGCCCTTCTTAGACAAACAGAAGCTGGCTCCTCCAGATGGTAGGGAGTTGTAGCTAATGAATGTGTGGGCTGACTCATGTGTGGTGTGCCACAGTGTAGGTGCCCAacccccatcctcccccctTCTGACCACCTCTATAACATGGGGCCACAGATGATGAAATTGGGCACAATGCTGATCCTGTCGATGGGCCTCTGCAGTGGATGACTGTAAAGTGCTGAATGACACTTCCATCCTCTGCTTCACAGAATGAACTCAGTGCAGCCACCCACCTGACCTCCAAGCTGCTGAAGGAGTATGAGAAGCAGGTACAGTGCACATTGCCCTCTCTCTGAGGGTCTAGTCATGTCCATTTGCTTTGTATGTGTTTCCATAAGCACCCCACAACTACACATGTGCTCCCACATGCCATTGAAGATTGGCTTCTTTATATGgccagtaaaaacaaacaagcaaaaggTAAACTTAGTTTTTGGCATGCTGCAGCATGAGAACACACTGAAggcattttttgtttgaacGAAATAGTTGTGAGGGTAATAGCAAAATGTAGAAAACATGATAGGAATGAAGCAAAGCTTATTTGATAAGAACGACTTTGCTGAATGTCCTTCCAAACCAAGGGTTGGTGTTCACTGGGTTTAAACAAAATAGAAATTGCAATATACCTAATGGTGTCTTCCATACTGCCCTGCTGTGACCATGTGACTTTCTCCCTGTTACAAATTTCCCCAGATGGATTTGATTTCTGTCACGTTGTTTGGTGATTTCTACCCTGCTAAGTGAGATACCCAGTTAATACTCATGGAACAACCTATAGACTTAGTCTTATGTTGCTTTGATTCATGATTCTTGATCCCGGTGTGGACATACCATGCGTCAGTTGCTGGTATCATAAATGAATTGATGTCATGACCTGCGTTCTGTCTTTTCAGCGGTTCCCCCTCGGGGGCGACGACGAGGTCATGAGCTCCACTCTGCAGCAGTTTGCCAAAGTCATTGACGAGGTGAGCACCCCTTGCCTTTCAGGGCATTGTTCACTTCCACCTGTTGTAGATGGAACTTAACCAGTCTTATGTGCTGTGCTGAATTTGTTTCCTTACCTCTGTTTTCCCAGCTGAGCTCGTGTCACGCTGTCCTGTCAACACAGCTTGCAGACGCCATGATGTTCCCCATCACCCAGTTCAAGGAGAGGGActtaaaaggtaaaaacaaatCCTTAAGTTTGGCTCGGGTCTTGAGTAAGCTTGTACAGCTTGGCCTAAGCTATCTCTCCTCTGCAGAGATACTGACGTTGAAGGAGGTGTTCCAGATTGCCAGCGATGGTGAGTGAATTGACTTCCTGTACTGTAATGGAAATTGCCAACAATTGCCAACagtttgctctttttttaacacagtgcattttgtcAATATGAATCACATCCATTCAGCACAATTGGATTCTTATAAGCAGTTGCTTCCTGAGCGATGAATGGAAAAGTGGATGCTTAtgttaatgtattgtttttctcCTTGCGAATGTCCTTGGCTAAATTtttcaaatatacagtaaatcaAATActtgcatgtacagtatttttatgtACTCCtgaatgaagtaaaataaaaacataatttaccTTAATTACAAATATCACTGTGTGAGCTGCTAGCCCTGTGTCGACTACAGTAGCATGCTGCAGTTAATATCCTTACctgatttatttcaaatacaaaagaaTCACTTGACTCCTGTTAATAATTTTTGAGTGTCTCGATGATATGTGGTGCTTGTTTGTTAACATTACCACAGTGAAGTCAGTGTTTCATCCCAGACTTGTCCATTGTGTCAAGTACCTCATCATTCATAGGTGCACTGCAAGTTTGCATTAGGTATCTGTAccattcattattcatgctTTCCCCGTCCTCAAGAAGGGTGCATTTTTCGATGGCAGGAAGCAACTTTATCTTTGTTTTTCCGCTGTAGTGACTTACCAAACTTTTTctcagaatgttttattttttgcagacTATGGCATTTTATACTAGATACAGCTCATTATTCacttcatattcatatttaaaattctAAATGCCTTTTTTCACTTATCATGCACCATTGCCCTTGAGTATACTATTACTTGTGTGAGCATAAgataattcattcataaatcTATTCATAAATAGATCTGTGTTACTTTGAGTGCTCTGTTTACATGGAtgttttaatatacatattaatgtatttatataaactGTTATAAACATGTTAAATACATATAACTGTTTATAGTAAGAAATGGGCCCTTATATATGCTACCATGTGTAAAAGTGTCTACTGTATATGAAACCGTTCTTcgattaaaattattttatttgactgaCTTGTAGATCACGACATGGCCATCAACAGATACAGCAGGCTGTCCAAAAAAAGGGATAATGAGAAGGTATGCTACTATGAGCCTCCTCAGTGCACTGAGGCTGTTTCCCATTACATTACTCACAGAACTGAACTGGAAAGCAGACAGTGCTGGAAGATTTTCAGAAATGCTCTGTAACTCTTCTCTGCTTGCGTGGCCAGGATTTTGGACTGAATTGACATTCTTACGCAGTCAGTTTTGGAAAGCGCATTGCAACTAAACCTTTGTAGTCAGAAGTTGTCACGTAGATGTATGGGAAGTGAGTAAAATCCTCTGTAGAtgagtaatgtgtgtgtgttggatcCAGGTGAGGTTGGAGGTGATGGAGGACGTCTACACCTCCAGGAAGAAGCAGCACCAGACCATGATGCACTACTTCACAGCGCTCAACACTCTGCAGTACAAGAAGAAGATTGCCCTGCTCGAGCCCCTGCTGGGGTACATGCAGGCTCAGGTACGCTGCTCTTTGCTTCCATCAcgtcacacattcacataactGCAGAGGTGCCtctgaacacattttcacagggcAGCACAGCTGATATGGGGAGAAAAACAAGGTATATTGCAGCACTGATTTAGCATTGAAAACCATGACGCCACATGTCCAATGGCAGGCAATATGCTGTACTTACACCTTACACTATGATGTTTAAGGAGTCTCATATGAAAACTGTGAGAACAACTTCTGCATACTTCTTTATGATGTTGTCCAACCAAAATATACAGGCAACACAGTATGCAATTTGAGGGAATGCAGCGGATCAAATACATGGAACAAGTGTGTGCGTGAGATGCTGGGATGCGGGGAGATGTTCAGAATCGGGGACGTTTTTTTTCGTATGCGCTCAGATTACCTGGCATCACGCGGTGCTGTGCCATCTGCGGTCGCACATCATTAGGGCTGGGCAGAAGGCAGCTTGCGCAGAGGTGCAGAGTAAAGCTGATGTTCTTAATAATGCTattcttcctgcctgtgcccaACCATCTCCCCTGATGCGACGTACGGTGTCATCTCACcgtcctcctctgtctctctcgccgGCAGATCAGTTTCTTCAAGCTGGGCTCCGAGAACCTTACCCAGCAGTGGGAGGACTTCCTGTCAACTATTGGCACCAGTGTGCAGAAGTAGGAGCTTCCCCCACCCACTCCAACCCTGCACCTTTCTCTTTATGATGTCAGTTAATCAGCCCTGTGTGTCATTAGTGGGCTACATGCATCCACCGCGATGGTTAAGCTCATGTTGCACCTGCCATTTTCCTTTATCAGcgtttgtaattatttatgtgcCTAGCTTTACTACTCCACTGTAATTTACCGTTTGAATTATGTTTGCCTTGAAGGAGGGAAGTGTAATCATTGAATcattgcgtgtgtttgtgcgtgtgtccgtgcgtctgtgtttgtgtgtctgtttgtgcgttCGTCTCAGCGTCCGCAGGGAGATGGACGGGGAGGTGGATGCAATGCAGCAGACCATCCAGGACCTGGAGCAGGCCAGCGACCTGCTGTACATGCCCGACCCTGACCCCAGCAAGGTCCCCATCAACCGTAACCTGACCCGCAAGGCCGGCTACCTGAACACTCGCAAGTAAGTCGTGCGCCTCTCATCCCCTCCTTTTTCCACTCAAAACCGTCGTGCCAGAGCTGAGCACTTCTCCAGAGCCTGCTGGACAGAACGctagtatgttttttttccctcctcttgtCCTTGCTCCACGTTAGCggagaaacacattttattccaCTTACCTCTCACTGCCATTCCGTCAGTGTAACCGGAACCTCAGTATGTGACTGTGGTCGTTGCTCACCCTGTCTTGCGTGTGTCTTATGAATGTGGCGTGGCAGTAAAACGGGCCTAGTGTCGTCCTCCTGGGACCGGCAGTACTTCTTCACCCAGGGAGGGAACCTGATGAGCCAGGCGCGGGGGGACGTGGCTGGGGGGCTGGTCATGGACATCGATAACTGCTCCGTGATGGCGGTGGACTGCGAGGACCGGCGCTTCTGCTTCCAGATCACCTCCTTCGACGGAAAGAAGTAAACAACAGACTTAACCTGAGGCCTCAGCTCATCACCCATTCACCACTTTATCATTTAAAGTCTCATTTAATGCAGTAACTGGTAAACTATTGCAtataatgtcacatttttattttgaggtGAATACTGATAAAATACTAATGCTGATAAAGTATTGCTGTAATAACCATTAGGTTTCTAATATTGTTGTGTCAGGTGTAGGAGTACCTATaacctctaaaaaaaaaaaaaaaaagaaaatgagccACACTAAACCTGCTAGTACAGGTGCCTGCAAGGCCTGCTAAACTACGCTTcctaatgcaatgtaataaatGGAGAGATTTTGCCTCTTCTCGAAAAGGAGCATGCCAGCAACTCTggttttgtcatttaacatggAGCCAGTGGAACAgccagtgttttattttgggccagcgtttagcagatgctgtggATCCCAACCGGATTAGCGCTCCACAGAGGTGAAAGTAATATAAgtaaaaactgtgtgtgtgtgtgtttcagagtggCAGTTTTGCAGGCAGAAAGCCGGAAGGACTGCGAGGAGGTGAGGGAAAAGTTTTTCTTTGCGTTTGTCTCTCTACCGTCTTCAACTTCCTCTCTTGGCCCCAAGGCATTTTGCCACTCTTTCAAAGCTTTGTGACTCTATTTGCAGAATGAGTCATTTTTGACCTTTTGAACCCGAGAGAAATACTTTGTTTCCGTTGGCCATACATTGCGACACATCGGTTGTACCAGGCCAGCAGCCAGATATCACTTAAGATTTTGGCTGGCCTTGCGTCTGACTTTGCATTGTAGCCTCCCTCACTAGTTAATATTGGAGAGACAATGCACATACAGAATTTTGATTGGTGAAATGTGATTACACACAGATTTCAttgcattaaatattgattgaaaATTAAGTTATAGAATCTATCAAATAGCTTCGCCTGTTTTTATAATGCAAACATGGTGAATTGGGGTATTATCGCTCGGTCCTGTGTTTTCATATTGCTTAATCTTGAGGTGTTCAGCATTGTAATTACATCCTCACCAACATGTGGCTGTAGTGTCTTACCATGTTTGCACAGGCATTTCGTCGCAAATACATCAGCTTTACCTTACCGCTGCATCTCTCCCATAACCCATACGATTTGTCcctgtattttaatttgtatgaTCGTTCActttcattccattttaaacggtgtgcatttgcaaatgtaatgttttcaaaaatttgCTACACAACTTTTCGGTTAATGAGTGtaccttcctgtctctctgctctctcagtggATTTCAACAATTAATAACATCTCCAAGCGGATCTATCTCAGCGATAACCCAGAGGTGAGTCCGAGGTGCTTTGATCAGCCATTGAGTACGATCATATCCTGCTTCTCAGACCTGGCGCTATGGTGGTGACTACACTTTACACCATTGTAAAAGATAATGGGTGTCTCCCTGATGACGGGGAAGTGGCTCTGCTCCTCTGGGGATCTATACTGTAGCACATTGTCCCTGTGATGATGAGGCCTCTGCTTTTTTGGCAGGAAATTGCTGCCAGAGTGAACCAGTCAGCCCTGGAGGCTGTGAcgccctccccctctttccagCAGAGGCACGAGAGCTTGAGGCCGAGCGTGTGAGTTTCTGCATCATTACTCCACACAAGCGCGGGCTCTCAGGCTTTGATAAATGTGTTGCATTGGGACTCTTCTTCGTGGTCCTGGTACAAACACTTGTTTAAGTTTGAGTTCCCTGTTTGTTTCAGAGGCCGCCCCAAAGCCGGCCGGACCAGCAGCCAGAGCTCGGTGGGCTCAGAATCGCccgccctctcctccctcaccctGGACGCCCTGGTGGCCCCTGACACGCCCATCCAGTTTGACATCATCTCGCCCGTCAGCGAGGAGTATGCCGGCCAGACCAAGAGCACCGGGCAGGGTGGCAGGTCAGGGACCTTGCCTCCCGAACTCTCCCAGCACTGAAAGTTGCAGTTACTGTAGAATGGTCTTTAATCTAGTTTGTTTTTATAGCCTTGTACCTTTGCTTGTCCCAGGGTCATTGTCaatctctctgttttccttttctgaaagAAGGACAAACCCATTTGGGGAGTCTGGTGAAATGCAGTCTGAGGACAGTGAAGGTAAGACTCAGCATTTGCCTCTGCCAGTCCCATTTACACAGGGCAGCAAGCTGTAGATTAGGTCAGTGCTATACAGCGGAAGAGAGGCGTGACCCTTGTGTGTTGTGACCTGTCgtcctctgtgtgcctgcagaCTCCATCCTGCACCAGCTCTACATCGTGCGTTTCCTGGGCTGCATGGAAGTGCGGGCCACCGAGAGCGCTGACGTCATCTACGAGACCATGCGGCAAATCCTGGCCGCTAGAGCCATCCACAACATCTTCCGCATGACGGAGTCCCACCTGCTGGTCACCTGTGACTGCCTCAAGTGAGAGCCCACTATTGGTGTACTTTTTGGAATTTCCCCATACTTTTCCCCACTTTTGGATATGAATTGATTACTTTCCATCAATGTAGTAGCATTACTCTTGTGAATGAGGGGGGTAAGTGAGTCCTTTTAGAGTTGATCAATTTCACCAGCATGAGAGCTTCCTTTGAAAGAACGTGGTGTTTCTGGAAGAGGGAACAGTGTTCTTAACTTCAGTGAGAAACCCCGTGTAAAGTCTTAAGAAGCACATTCAGTGTGGGTGTCTGACAGCctgcctctgctctgtgctttcgTCTCCAGGCTCATTGATCCACAGACGCAGGTCACACGGCTGAGGGTAGGTCCCGCGGTCGCCTCTGCACGTGAAGACGTGTGTGAAAGGAAAGGCCAAAGCTGAAATCAGCTAATCTTATTGAAATAGTGCAGCAGCGGTAGTAAACAGACTTCTGAGAGGTTTTTGCTTATGCAtgatgtccaaaaaaaaaaaccatttaaTGGTAACAGGTGCTGTTCTCGGGGGAATAAAAACTGTCAgagttacactacattacattacattcatttcgtTGATGTTGACATCAAAGCGTTGACAGCTCTGTTGTGTCCGGTGTGTTCAGTTCCCCCTCTCCAGCGTGATGCTGTGTGCTTCACACCAGGAGAACAAGCGGCTCTTCGGCTTCGTCCTGCAGACCGCCGGGGGCCGGGCCGACGGCCAGCCCGGCACTGTCTGCTACATCTTTGAGTCCAACAACGATGGGGAGAAGGTACTGTTCAGCCTGCCTGCACCATTCATGCGTTTGATCGTGTGATCGTATGGTGTGAAAGGGCTGTAATGGCTATTCGTTTTCAATTTCCTTTATATGGGTCAAGGATTCAGTCCAAgtatatttctcattttcattcctgtgtgtttgtgaaagcaAAGTCTCTGCTTTTTCTACTTTTAGATTTGTGACAGCGTGGGCCTGGCAAAACAGATTGCCTTCCACTCAGAAATGGTAAgagaaaatgtgctgtttggATGCTTCTTCTGTAATACCGATGTATGAAATGTTCCTACCTCGGGCACATGGTACGAGATGGGATCTGGCGGTGGGATTTTCTGCTGTAGCGTGGTCCTCGGTGACATTTCCTCAGTTGGCACAGCCTGAcggtgctgctgtgtttgtggtcagGATCGGAGGGccacagagaagcagaaggagctggagaaggcgaaggagaaacagcaggaggagctgaacAAACAGAAGCAGATAGAGAAGGTAGAGAATCGGAGCCGCAATGCATACGCGCTCTCGCGCGTGTCCCAGCATACTTGCACTATGAGGAGACCGCATGCAGCGAATGTATCTGATATGTGCTGACTTTCTGCTAGTGAcaacactgcacactcacactgccaAGACATGTTCTAAACCCTCACTGCTCAAGGATGACATGAtggaataaaacataaattctaCACTATAGAGATGTGTATTCATATGTATGCGCGTGCCTGCTTACATATCAAatttatttgcatatgtatgcatacatgtgtgtgtttaacttTTTAACCTTTAATTGCAGGACTTGGAAGAACAAAGCCGCTTGATAGCGGCTTCCAGTCGCCCAAACCCACCCCCCGCTGACGGACAGTTCCTCGTTTTGAGCAACAGCCAATCGGAGGACAGTGATGCGGGAGAGGAGGGTCGAAAGAAGGGAGAGTCGGAGGCCTGAGTGGCCCCGGGGTGAGCTGTGGCAGGAGGTGTCAGCCCTGTCCTCACCCCGCCCTCTGGACTGCTGTGCTGCCCcctcacagagctctctctgtaACTCCCCGCTGACCCTCAGAGGGGACGAGAGGAAGGCCAcctacccaaaaaaaaaaaaacaaaacaaaaaaaaagaaggaaaaaaaaaaaaggaaagaggaagttGATGGACTTGTGGCTCTGCAATTGAGCTTCCCgggattttcttttatttgtataaatcttttattttgtaCCAGCTTCTTTATTGACaagatatatataaaatatgcttttagagtaatgttttcattttgtaaattgaTGCATTACTGAAAATCACAGCGTACTAAAACTTAAAGATATATACAGAATACTAAGCTTCTTGGAGGGTAATTGCACGTGTTAATAATGGACAGATTTATAAAGGACTTGTAATGTATGTttaataatgtacatttaacTGATATTTTGAGCTTATGTTGTAGTGTGATTATGTGATCTAACAAAATTGCATGTGCTTTGGATCTCATCGGCAGGATCTTGCTGAGTCCATCACCAGCTCACTTTTTAGTCATGTGAGTTGAACGTACAGTATGAGAGCTTGTCATGACTGTCTGATGCTACCTTATTCCGCTGTCTTTGTCATGTGAGCTGAGTATTGGTTAAGCATCACAGCCTAAGACATTTCATTGGCTGATAAGAGCGTTGCAGCAGTTGCAGTTTAAATGCTTGAgaagatgtatttattttagtgGTTACTGACTTCAAAACCTGACCATATCAGCTGTGGGTTTGGCATCAtgggatttaacatcattttgGGATGAAAATCCTGCCATATCATGGTTGTTGCTTATTAATGTGTCATATACAGCAGCATTCCCTGCATAATTTTGCTTCTTAT
It contains:
- the appl1 gene encoding DCC-interacting protein 13-alpha isoform X2, encoding MPGIDKLPIEETLEDSPQTRSLLGVFEEDAAAISSYSNQLFQAMQRIYDAQNELSAATHLTSKLLKEYEKQRFPLGGDDEVMSSTLQQFAKVIDELSSCHAVLSTQLADAMMFPITQFKERDLKEILTLKEVFQIASDDHDMAINRYSRLSKKRDNEKVRLEVMEDVYTSRKKQHQTMMHYFTALNTLQYKKKIALLEPLLGYMQAQISFFKLGSENLTQQWEDFLSTIGTSVQNVRREMDGEVDAMQQTIQDLEQASDLLYMPDPDPSKVPINRNLTRKAGYLNTRNKTGLVSSSWDRQYFFTQGGNLMSQARGDVAGGLVMDIDNCSVMAVDCEDRRFCFQITSFDGKKVAVLQAESRKDCEEWISTINNISKRIYLSDNPEEIAARVNQSALEAVTPSPSFQQRHESLRPSVGRPKAGRTSSQSSVGSESPALSSLTLDALVAPDTPIQFDIISPVSEEYAGQTKSTGQGGRTNPFGESGEMQSEDSEDSILHQLYIVRFLGCMEVRATESADVIYETMRQILAARAIHNIFRMTESHLLVTCDCLKLIDPQTQVTRLRFPLSSVMLCASHQENKRLFGFVLQTAGGRADGQPGTVCYIFESNNDGEKICDSVGLAKQIAFHSEMDRRATEKQKELEKAKEKQQEELNKQKQIEKDLEEQSRLIAASSRPNPPPADGQFLVLSNSQSEDSDAGEEGRKKGESEA
- the appl1 gene encoding DCC-interacting protein 13-alpha isoform X1, which codes for MPGIDKLPIEETLEDSPQTRSLLGVFEEDAAAISSYSNQLFQAMQRIYDAQNELSAATHLTSKLLKEYEKQRFPLGGDDEVMSSTLQQFAKVIDELSSCHAVLSTQLADAMMFPITQFKERDLKEILTLKEVFQIASDDHDMAINRYSRLSKKRDNEKVRLEVMEDVYTSRKKQHQTMMHYFTALNTLQYKKKIALLEPLLGYMQAQISFFKLGSENLTQQWEDFLSTIGTSVQNVRREMDGEVDAMQQTIQDLEQASDLLYMPDPDPSKVPINRNLTRKAGYLNTRNKTGLVSSSWDRQYFFTQGGNLMSQARGDVAGGLVMDIDNCSVMAVDCEDRRFCFQITSFDGKKVAVLQAESRKDCEEWISTINNISKRIYLSDNPEEIAARVNQSALEAVTPSPSFQQRHESLRPSVGRPKAGRTSSQSSVGSESPALSSLTLDALVAPDTPIQFDIISPVSEEYAGQTKSTGQGGRRTNPFGESGEMQSEDSEDSILHQLYIVRFLGCMEVRATESADVIYETMRQILAARAIHNIFRMTESHLLVTCDCLKLIDPQTQVTRLRFPLSSVMLCASHQENKRLFGFVLQTAGGRADGQPGTVCYIFESNNDGEKICDSVGLAKQIAFHSEMDRRATEKQKELEKAKEKQQEELNKQKQIEKDLEEQSRLIAASSRPNPPPADGQFLVLSNSQSEDSDAGEEGRKKGESEA